The stretch of DNA GAGGTATTCATTTTTGCGCCATCAAGAAAAACAATATGAAGCAAAAGAATTTTGACCTTGATCGATACTATACTTCCATAAGGGCTCCGTTTGAGAGGGTGTTTTCTCAAGATAATAAACGATTGCGATACATAGGAATTGCCAAAAATCAGTTTGCTGAATTTATGAATGCTATCTGCTTTAATTTAAAACGTTTAACGGTTCTTACTGCCTAAGCTCATAAAATCACGCTTCGCAGAATCAATAAA from Candidatus Bandiella woodruffii encodes:
- a CDS encoding transposase — its product is MINKVAITPANVTDAKGVAHVLPNSGAVYADKGYCVAPAKNAAKSRGIHFCAIKKNNMKQKNFDLDRYYTSIRAPFERVFSQDNKRLRYIGIAKNQFAEFMNAICFNLKRLTVLTA